TGGAcaagggggcggggcggcacgactctgtctgtgtgtcctgaaggaggagagggagtgtatgtctgtctgtctgtcctagGGTTGGAGGGAGGGCTCTGtctgtgtcctgggctggacAAGGTGAGGGggctctgtctgtctgtctgttcccGGAGGAAGGCTTGGTCTGTcttggggtggacaagggggtGATGTCTGTCTGTCCACCCCTAGGTGAGCAAGGTAGGAtgctctgtctgtctgtctaacACGCAAGGAGAGGGCTGCTGTCTGTCCTGGGACAGTGAGGGGCTCTGGGGAGGGTGGTGGGTCGGTCTGTCTGTCTGGGGAGTGCcggaggggggggggcaggtCAGTGTGTCTGTCCACagggtgtctgtctgtctgtcaccCCGCTCACCCTCCGCCCCTCGCCAGCCCCCGGGATGAGCTCCAAGGCCAAGCGGGTGCTGCCCACCCGCCCCGAGCCCCCCGCCGTGGAGCAGATCCTGGACGACGTGCGGGACACCCCCCCCAGCGACCCCGTCCTCGTCCTCCCCAGCGAGCCCCGCCGGGACCACGGAGCCCCCCGAGGTGAgcgccggggccgggggcggctggggagggggctgcaccCGCTGagccccctctgccccctcaggctcccccagccctgccaggctGGAGGACGAGGAGCGCGAGCGGCTCTACCGGCAAAGCCGCAGCTACGTGGAGATGAACCAGAGGCTGCAAGAATCCCGGGAGCGGCTGCAGGAGCGGCGCGAGGAGCTGCAGCGGGCAGGGACGGCGTTGGAGCTCAGCATCTCGGAAATGAGGCAGAAAGCGTTCTGAGGCCGGCGTTGGTGTTGGAACTCGAGGCTTCTCTCCAACGGCATCTCGGGAAACTTCTCTCCATCAGCATCTCGGGAAACTTCTCTCCATCAGCATCTCGGGACTCTTCTTTCCTTCGGCATCTCAGGACACTCTGTGTGCAGTTCCGCCTGCCCAGACGAGGGGTCGGACCGTTTGTGTTTGATTCACGGTAGGATCCGGCGTCGCTGGTGTCTCACCAACGTGCGAGAAGGTTGGGTCTGTCCCACCTTGCAGCCCAACCTTTCCTCCAGGAGCGGCCGGACCCGCTGCCCATGCCGAGAGGGGGTTGTCTGGGCACGGCAGCAGGTTCCCGGTGCTGGAGGAAAGGCTCGGCTCCCATGCTTGGCCCCGTTTGTGGCGGGTGGCATGTCATCTGCACCCTCACACCGCCCCTTCGTCTATGACTTTTCCATCTGGTACTGCCCCGAGGACGACCACATCGCCTCCCGCATCTCAGAATGCCTGAAGAACGAGGGGTTTCAGGGCTACGCGGAGCACCAGGACCGAGTGGCCGGGACATCCGTCATCTTGACGGCCGTCGAGGTCATCAAGGCCAGCCGCGTGgccatcctcctcttctccaccaaGTCCCTGGGTGACCCGTGGTGCCAGCGCGTTTCCCAGTGGATCCTGTATCACAATATCCACTGCCGCGGGACCAAGGTGATCCCCGTGTACGTGGGCGTGGAGAAAGCCGAGGTGCCTCCCTTCCTGCACCACCTCCGGGGGCTGGAGTACCAGGCAGAGGGGTTCCTTGACAGGCTTGTGGACAACCTGAGGCCGTCCCGCTCGGCAGCAAGGAGAGCCAGGACTGCTCCATCCTCCAAAGCGAAGAGCTGAGGGACCGTGGGGGGCCGAGATCTGGACTTGGGGCCAGGATCTGGATGGAGTAGGGGTCAAGGTGCAGATTAGGGGCCAGCATCCAGGTTGAGGGCCaaagccagctccctcagccccacagccgTGGTGGGAGCGGTGTTGTCCTGGACTGCTGCTAAAGGAGGTGGGAATGGGTCACCCCAGCGCTGGGGATTGTCACAGATCTCATTAAACGCTCTTCTCGGAGAAACGAGGATGCGATTTGCGGTGTGTAACCCCCACCTTCGCTCGCTGAGCCGGGGCTGAAGTCAAAGTGAAACTCCAGGGAGCACCAGGGTGGTTTTGCGCTCCACCAGGTGATTGCTCTTCCCCTTCCTGCCCCGCTTGGTGGGCTCGGAGCCCCCCGCGTGACGCGGATGCCGCTCGGCCTGCGGTGCAGAGCGAGGCAGCAGTCGCATCGCTGCGGAGCGGGGAGCAGGCGAGGGATGGGGACGAGGGGCTGCctggggctggtgctgctgctccccCTCCCGCTGGGTGAGCGCCAGGAGCGGGATGGGGGTAGCGGGGGCAGGGCCTGGGGGTCCCTGCTGGGGAAGGGTGGCTGGGGGGGCAGAGATGGGCTGGGGTGCGGATGGCTGACGGATCCTGGCACGCAGGGGTGAGCATGCTGTCTGGTTTGGGGACAGCTGGGGGGTCCCAGCATTGCTGtcagtgggagcagcagccgGTGTGTGGGGATGGGTTGCTGGTTGGCTAGGGGGCAGCCAGGGTGGTATCAGCATCCAGGGACGGCGTCTTGCCTGCGATGGGGGCTTCTGGCTGAGACCCCCAGCCGTTCCCTCTTTGGGGACCCCTGGTCTTTCCCTCTTTGGGGTGGGACTGGGACgggctctcctctccccagcagTGTGGGGCTGGCTCC
Above is a window of Phaenicophaeus curvirostris isolate KB17595 chromosome 28, BPBGC_Pcur_1.0, whole genome shotgun sequence DNA encoding:
- the C28H19orf25 gene encoding UPF0449 protein C19orf25 homolog isoform X1, whose translation is MSVCPPLGEQAPGMSSKAKRVLPTRPEPPAVEQILDDVRDTPPSDPVLVLPSEPRRDHGAPRGSPSPARLEDEERERLYRQSRSYVEMNQRLQESRERLQERREELQRAGTALELSISEMRQKAF
- the C28H19orf25 gene encoding UPF0449 protein C19orf25 homolog isoform X2, which codes for MSSKAKRVLPTRPEPPAVEQILDDVRDTPPSDPVLVLPSEPRRDHGAPRGSPSPARLEDEERERLYRQSRSYVEMNQRLQESRERLQERREELQRAGTALELSISEMRQKAF